Within Halococcus salsus, the genomic segment GGAACGTATCGTTGTATAGACTGTGGCTGGGAAATAGAATTGGAAAGTCCCGATAACGTGCTTCCACCCTGTGGTAACTGCAGTGCTGCTCAGATAACAGAATATGAGGAGCGCTAAATCACCTCTACTATCGGCATG encodes:
- a CDS encoding zinc ribbon-containing protein, whose product is MTFDTGEQPGTGTYRCIDCGWEIELESPDNVLPPCGNCSAAQITEYEER